The segment GCGGCGCTGCTGGCGCTCGCGCTGCTCCCGTCCGCCGCCGCGGCGGTCCTCTACATCGATATCAACGCCCCCGGCGGGAAGCGGCTGCCGCTGGCCGTGGGGAAATTCGTCGTCGTCGCCGGCCCGCCGACGCTCTCCCGCGAGATGCCGAAGGTCCTCGAGAGCGACCTCGCCCTCACCGACCTGTTCGAGCTGGTGCCCGGGGAATCGCACCTCGAGGCCGTCGGGCCCGCCCATTTCTCGGGGAAGCCGCTCGATTTCGGCTCCTGGAAGACGATCGGGGCCGAGGCGGTCGTCATCGGGAAAGTGGAGGGGCGGGGAGACCAGCTCACCTACGAGATGCGGCTCTACGACGCCACGCAGGGGACGCTGCTGGCCGGGAAGCGCTATTCGGGGAGCCCGCGGCAGGCGGCCGAAGTCGCCCACAGGTTCGCCAACGAGATCCTGTACGTCTTCACCGGGGCGCGCGGCGTCTTCGGGACGGAGATCGCCTTCTCGGCGCGCAACGGCCGGGGGAAGGAGATCTACGTCGTCGGGATGGACGGCAAGGAGCTCCGGAAGGTGACGGACAACCGCAGCTACAACCTGTTTCCCCGCTGGTCCCCCAACGGCCGCTGGCTGTCTTTCACCTCCTTCCGCACCGGCGTGCCCGTCATCTACCTGCGCAACCTCGATACCGGCGCGGAGAGAGAGGTCGTCCGAGCGGGAGACGCGAAATCGCCCGGGGCGTTCTCCCCCGACGGCGAATGGCTGTACTACTCGGTCAGCAGGGGAGGGAATTCCGACATCCATCGCGTGCGCGTGACCGGCGGCGCCGCGGAGACGGTCGCCGGCGGCTGGGGGATCGAGGTCTCGCCGACGGTCTCTCCGGACGGGCGTCGGATCGCCTTCGTTTCCGACCGCGGCGGCTCTCCGCAGATCTACGTGAAGACCGTCGGCTCCGCGGAGGAGACTCGCATCTCGAAGGGGGGATACGCCACCTCCCCCGCCTGGTCGCCCGCCGGGGACCGGATCGCCTACACCGCCCGGGCGGGGGGGCGTTTCGCGCTCTTCACGTCCGCCCCGGACGGCTCGGACACCCGCACGGTCGTTTCCGAGCCCGATGCGGACTGCGAAGACCCGTCTTTCTCTCCCGACGGGCGCTACCTGGTTTACAGCCATCGGAAAAAGGGCTACTCTGGGCTGAAAATCATCTCATTGGACGGGCGACGGGAACGCACCCTGGTCTCCGGGCTCGGGGACATGGGATCGCCCGCATGGTCCTCCATGCGTTGACGTTTCCGTTCCAAGCGCCCGACCCCGTCCGGAAAGGCAAGGTACCTTATGTGTAGTAGCTCATGGAAGTGGGCCGCCATGGCGCTGTTGATCGCGGCCGTGGCCGCCACGGGATGCACGAAGAAGGCGGTGAAGTCCGACGCGGCGTCGGGGGCTCCCGTGGCCGCCGCCCCCGCTCCGATGGAAGCCGCCCCCGCGGCGCCCGCCCCGGCGCCCGCCCCGACCGTCGTGGCGGCGAAGCCGGCCGAGGCCGCGCCCGGCGTGGCCGTCACCGAGGAGAAGCCGTCCTCCTTTGCCGACGTTCTGTTCGATTTCGACAAGTCCGACCTTCGGGAAGACGGGAAAAAGACCAGCCAGGAGGTCGCCGCGTTCATGAAGAAGAACCCCGGCGCGAAGCTCCTGGTCGAGGGGCATTGCGACGAGAGAGGCACGGCGGAATACAACATGGCCCTCGGCGACCGGCGGGCCGCCTCCGTGAAGAACTACATCGTATCGCTCGGCGTTCCGGCGGCGGCCGTTTCCACGGTCAGCTTCGGGAAGGAGCGCCCCCTCGATCCCGCCCATACGGAAGACGCCTGGGCGAAGAACCGTCGCGCCCACTTCGTAGTGAAATGAGGTGACGGCGACCATGCGCAACGCGATCTCCCTCCTGCTTCTCGGCTCCCTGGCCATCGCATCGACGGGGTGCACGCTCGCCGATTCCGGCGCGTTCGCCCGGCTCAGCGACGAAGTCGGCGTCCTGCGGAAGGAAGTGGCGACCCTCAAGGGCAGCCAATCCGCGGCGCCTTCGGCCGCCGAGGGAGAGGTCCCGGCGCTGCGGAAGACCGTGGCCGACATGGGAGCCGACGCCGACCGGATGCGGTCCGACCAGCTCGCCGCGAGCTCCCGGCTCGACGAGACGCAGGCCGAGCTGCGGCGCGTCGCCGCGCGGCAGGCCGAGCAGGAGAAGGCGATCCAGGAGGCCCGGAAGGGCGCCGAGCGGATGCAGGAGATCGAAAAGCGCGTGACCGCCCTCGAAGGAAGAGCGGGGACGGCTTCCGGGGCCGCCGTGGCGGCGGTCCCGGCGGCCTCCCCGGCCCCACCCCCTTCGATGGCGCCCGCGTGGAAGAGCCCGGAGGAGATGTACGAGTTCGCCGTCGGGCAGGTGAAGGCAGGCAGCCCGAAGAAGGGGCGGGAGACGCTGGCGGAATTCGTGGCGCAGAATCCCGGCCACAAGCTCGTCCCGAACGCCCTTTACTGGAAGGGGGAGTCGTACTACGCGGAGAAGGACTACGAGAACGCGATCCTCTCCTTCCAGGACGTGGTCGACAAGTACCCCGCCGGCGACAAGGCGCCCGACGCGGTCTACAAGCAGGGGATGGCGTTCCTGGCGCTCAAGGACGCGAAGAACGCGAAGATACTGCTCAACCTGGTCGTATCGAAATACCCGAAATCCACCGCCGCGGGGCTGGCGAAGAAGAAGCTGACCGAGATCAAATAGTGATCAAGAACTTCGTGCTGGACACCAACGTCCTGCTCCACGATCCGAACGCCCTCTTCAAGTTCGAGGACAACCGCATCTTCATCCCCATCGTGGTGATCGAGGAGCTCGATCACTTCAAGAAAGACCTCAACATGCTGGGCCGCAACGCCCGGACCGTGTCGAAGTACATCGACCGGCTGCGGGTGAAGGGGAACCTGTCCGAAGGCGTGCCGCTGGACGGGGGCGGGATGCTCCGGATCGCGTTCGGCGAGGAGGGCGTCAACCTCCTGCCGCCGGAGCTGCGGGGGTCGCTCGCGGACAACCAGCTCCTGGGCGTCGCGCTGTCCGTGCGCGGAAGGGAAAGCGGAGTCCCGGTCGTCGTCATCTCCAAGGACACGAACCTGCGGATCAAGGCCGACGCCCTCGGCATCCGGGCGGAGGACTACGAGAGCGACCGGGTCGACATCGACGAGCTGTACCGCGGCATCAGCGAGGTGCCGGCCGGGAAGGAGTTCATCGACGCCTTCTACGCCGCCGGGGCGTGCGCGCCGCCTCCCGGAGCGGAGGAGCTCTACCCCAACGAATACGTCATTTTCCGCGACGCCGCAACGGGCGCATCGGCGCTGGGGCGCCACGACTACGCCTCCCGGAAGATCCGGCTGCTGCCGCAGTTGAAGGAGGACGTCTGGGGGGTCCGCCCCCGGAACAAGGAGCAGACCTTCGCCCTCGACATCCTGCTCGACGACTCGGTGAAGCTCGTCACGCTGGCGGGGAAGGCGGGGACGGGGAAGACGCTGCTGGCGATCGCGGCGGGATTGCGGAAGACCTCCGACGACGAGGTCTACCAGAGGATGCTCGTCTCCCGCCCGGTCCTGCCGATGGGCAAGGACCTGGGCTTCCTCCCCGGCGACGTGGAGGAGAAGCTCAAGCCCTGGATGCAGCCGATCTTCGACAACGTGGAGTACCTGTTCGGATTCAACCGGAAGAAGCGGCAGGGCGGCGTGCGCGGCTACCAGGAGCTGATGAACCTCGGGATCCTCGAGATCGAGCCGCTGACCTACATCCGCGGCCGATCCATCCCGAACCAGTTCATCATCGTGGACGAGGCGCAGAACCTGTCGCCCCACGAGGTGAAGACGATCCTCACCCGCGCGGGGGAGAACAGCAAGGTGGTCCTGACGGGCGACCCGTACCAGATCGACAACCCCTTCGTCGATTCCTCGAGCAACGGCCTCTCCCACGCCGTGGAGAAGTTCAAGGGGGAGGCGATCGCGGGGCACGTGCTGCTCGTCAAGGGGGAGCGCTCCCCCCTCGCGGAGCTGGCGGCGAACATTCTCTAAGCTTACGCGTCGATCGGCTCCCGGTTCCGGAACGCGAGCCGGATCGACGCCGCGCGCTCTCTCTTTCCCTCCCGCAGCTGACGGAACACGAGGAGGCAGCTGCCTTCCCGGGCGACGTCGATCTTGTAGCCGACCCTCAGCCAGAGCGTCCCGCCGGCGGGGAGCCGCGACGGCGGGGTGAATCGCCCCTCGAACGCTCCCGCGCCGTCCCCGCAGGCGGGGAAATCATCCGGCCTCCGGACGTCGTCCGCCGTTCTTCCCGCTTCCGCCAGCCCTTCCACGCGGTACTCCCCGGGGCGCACCCGTGCGAGCCGCCCGAACCGCCGTTCCGCGAACTCGACCCGGATATTTTCGAAAGTGGTGTCCTCGGTTGCGGTCACCCGTAGTGTGAGCGTCTCGAGGAAGCAGCCGCCGATCCCGAAGACGTCCAGCGCCTCCTTCCGGAAGACCGGGGGAGTCCCGGCGCCTGCCGGGTCGTAGATGGCGTCCGCCGCTTCGAGGATAAAGGGGGCCTTCCCGCCCTCCCCGGTAATCGACGAATAGGCGAAGAGCGAAATCCGCACCGCGGCGTACAACAGCGCGGCCGCGCCGAGGAGGGCGAACGCCGCCACCACTTCCCGGCTTCCGGCGATCGAGAAGACGAAGTCGGCCATCCGCTCAAATTAACATTTCGTGGTAGTGTTGGGAAATGCGCATCCTCGGCATCGAATCCTCCTGCGACGAGACCGCCGCCGCCGTGTACGACGCCTCCCGCGGCCTCCTTTCCAACGTGGTGTCCTCGCAGGTCGACATCCACGGGCTTTACGGAGGCGTGGTTCCGGAGCTGGCCTCCCGGGAGCATCTGCGGTCGGTGGTCCCGGTCGTGCGGAAGGCGCTGGACGACGCCGCCTCGGGGCGCGACGACATCGACGGCATCGCCGTGACCTCGGGCCCCGGCCTGATCGGCTCCCTTTTGGTGGGGCTCTGCTTCGCGAAATCGCTCTCCTTCGCCTGGAGGAAGCCCATCTACGGCGCCGACCACCTCGAAAGCCACATCTACGCCGTCTTCCTGGAAAGGCAGGTCGCGTTCCCCTATGTGGCGCTGCTGGTCTCCGGCGGCCACACCTCCCTGTTCCGGGTCCCGGGATGGAGCGGGGCGCGGCAGCTCGGGGGGACGCTCGACGACGCGGCGGGGGAGGCGTTCGACAAGGCCGCCAAGATGATGGGGCTGGGCTACCCCGGCGGGGTGGTCATCGACCGCCTCGCGGCGAAGGGGGACCCGGCCCGCTACACGTTCCCGCGGGCGCGCCTCGGCGCGGATTCCGCGGACTTCTCCTTCTCCGGGCTGAAGACGGCGCTGCGCACCTTCCTCGCCTCCCCGGCGGGCGGCGCGGCGCGGATCGAGGACATCGCAGCATCGTTCCAGGAAGCCGTCGTCGACATCCTCGTCGTGAAGGCGCTCGACGCCTGCCGGCGGGAGATGATCCCCCGGCTCGTCCTGTCGGGCGGCGTCTCCGCCAATTCCCGGCTCCGCGCGCTGGCGGTCGAGCGCGGCGCGGCGGCGGGCGTCGAGGCGTTCCTCCCGTCCAAGGCGCACTGCACCGACAACGCGGCCATGGTGGCGCTCCTCGGGGAGCGCCGGATGTCCGAGGGGTTCTTCTCCGGCCCGGAGCTCAACGCGTATGCCGCCTCCCGCTTCTCCCGCTGAGTCCCCAGGGAGGACGCTCGCCGCCCTCGGGCTTTCCCCGCGCAAGTCGTTCGGACAGAACTTCCTCCACGACCGCAACGTCGTCCGGAAGATCGTCGAGCTGGCGAGGTCGTTCCCCCCGCCGTACCTGGAGATCGGCCCCGGCCTGGGCGCGCTGACCCGGCCGCTGTCGGAGGGCGGCGCCCCGGTGACCGCGGTCGAGGTGGACCGCGGGCTCGCGGCGTTCCTGCGGAAGGAGTTCGAGGGCTCCTCCGTGGAGGTGCTGGAGGGCGATTTCCTGGAAGTGCCGAAGGACGCATGGCGGGCGCGCTTCCCGAGGGGCGGGTCGGCGGTGGGGAACCTGCCGTACTCCATCTCCTCCCCCGCGGTGCTGCGGCTGATCGAGCTGCGGGAGATCTTCCCCCGTGCGGTCCTCATGCTGCAGAAGGAGATGGTGGAGCGGCTTTGCGCCCCTCCCGGCGGGAAGGGGTACGGGATCCTGTCGGTCTACCTGTCGGTGCTCTCGGAGACGCGGAGTGAGTTCACGGTCCGGCGGAGCTGCTTCCACCCCGCCCCCGACGTGGACTCGGCGGTGGTCACGATCCGGTTCTTCGGGGAGTTTCCCGAGGAGCTGCTCCGCGCCCTCCAGACCGTGGTCCGCGCGGGGTTCGCGCACCGGCGCAAGACGCTGCGCAACGCGCCCGTCCTGTTCCTTCCCGGCGGGACGGAGCAGTGGTGCGGGATGCTCGAGGCCGAGGGGATCGACCCGGGATCCCGCGCGGAGCGGGTTCCCCCGGCGTCATGGCTTTCGCTCGCCCGGCGCCTGCCGCCGCCCCCCGGAATGTAGTGGAAAAAACGTCCTTGCCCGCATACAATTGACCGGAAATGACCGATCAGAAGACCCCCCGCTACATCGCGATCGAGGGGCCCATCGGGGTGGGGAAATCCTCCCTGGCCAAGCTCCTGGCGCAGAAGTTCGGCTCCCGCCTGGTCAAGGAAGAGGTGGCCCATAACCCGTTCCTCGAACGGTTCTACGAAAATCCGA is part of the Thermodesulfobacteriota bacterium genome and harbors:
- the rsmA gene encoding 16S rRNA (adenine(1518)-N(6)/adenine(1519)-N(6))-dimethyltransferase RsmA; this encodes MPPPASPAESPGRTLAALGLSPRKSFGQNFLHDRNVVRKIVELARSFPPPYLEIGPGLGALTRPLSEGGAPVTAVEVDRGLAAFLRKEFEGSSVEVLEGDFLEVPKDAWRARFPRGGSAVGNLPYSISSPAVLRLIELREIFPRAVLMLQKEMVERLCAPPGGKGYGILSVYLSVLSETRSEFTVRRSCFHPAPDVDSAVVTIRFFGEFPEELLRALQTVVRAGFAHRRKTLRNAPVLFLPGGTEQWCGMLEAEGIDPGSRAERVPPASWLSLARRLPPPPGM
- the tsaD gene encoding tRNA (adenosine(37)-N6)-threonylcarbamoyltransferase complex transferase subunit TsaD, with protein sequence MRILGIESSCDETAAAVYDASRGLLSNVVSSQVDIHGLYGGVVPELASREHLRSVVPVVRKALDDAASGRDDIDGIAVTSGPGLIGSLLVGLCFAKSLSFAWRKPIYGADHLESHIYAVFLERQVAFPYVALLVSGGHTSLFRVPGWSGARQLGGTLDDAAGEAFDKAAKMMGLGYPGGVVIDRLAAKGDPARYTFPRARLGADSADFSFSGLKTALRTFLASPAGGAARIEDIAASFQEAVVDILVVKALDACRREMIPRLVLSGGVSANSRLRALAVERGAAAGVEAFLPSKAHCTDNAAMVALLGERRMSEGFFSGPELNAYAASRFSR
- the pal gene encoding peptidoglycan-associated lipoprotein Pal; the encoded protein is MALLIAAVAATGCTKKAVKSDAASGAPVAAAPAPMEAAPAAPAPAPAPTVVAAKPAEAAPGVAVTEEKPSSFADVLFDFDKSDLREDGKKTSQEVAAFMKKNPGAKLLVEGHCDERGTAEYNMALGDRRAASVKNYIVSLGVPAAAVSTVSFGKERPLDPAHTEDAWAKNRRAHFVVK
- the ybgF gene encoding tol-pal system protein YbgF, which codes for MTATMRNAISLLLLGSLAIASTGCTLADSGAFARLSDEVGVLRKEVATLKGSQSAAPSAAEGEVPALRKTVADMGADADRMRSDQLAASSRLDETQAELRRVAARQAEQEKAIQEARKGAERMQEIEKRVTALEGRAGTASGAAVAAVPAASPAPPPSMAPAWKSPEEMYEFAVGQVKAGSPKKGRETLAEFVAQNPGHKLVPNALYWKGESYYAEKDYENAILSFQDVVDKYPAGDKAPDAVYKQGMAFLALKDAKNAKILLNLVVSKYPKSTAAGLAKKKLTEIK
- a CDS encoding PhoH family protein produces the protein MIKNFVLDTNVLLHDPNALFKFEDNRIFIPIVVIEELDHFKKDLNMLGRNARTVSKYIDRLRVKGNLSEGVPLDGGGMLRIAFGEEGVNLLPPELRGSLADNQLLGVALSVRGRESGVPVVVISKDTNLRIKADALGIRAEDYESDRVDIDELYRGISEVPAGKEFIDAFYAAGACAPPPGAEELYPNEYVIFRDAATGASALGRHDYASRKIRLLPQLKEDVWGVRPRNKEQTFALDILLDDSVKLVTLAGKAGTGKTLLAIAAGLRKTSDDEVYQRMLVSRPVLPMGKDLGFLPGDVEEKLKPWMQPIFDNVEYLFGFNRKKRQGGVRGYQELMNLGILEIEPLTYIRGRSIPNQFIIVDEAQNLSPHEVKTILTRAGENSKVVLTGDPYQIDNPFVDSSSNGLSHAVEKFKGEAIAGHVLLVKGERSPLAELAANIL
- a CDS encoding LpqB family beta-propeller domain-containing protein, translating into MGRAFTAALLALALLPSAAAAVLYIDINAPGGKRLPLAVGKFVVVAGPPTLSREMPKVLESDLALTDLFELVPGESHLEAVGPAHFSGKPLDFGSWKTIGAEAVVIGKVEGRGDQLTYEMRLYDATQGTLLAGKRYSGSPRQAAEVAHRFANEILYVFTGARGVFGTEIAFSARNGRGKEIYVVGMDGKELRKVTDNRSYNLFPRWSPNGRWLSFTSFRTGVPVIYLRNLDTGAEREVVRAGDAKSPGAFSPDGEWLYYSVSRGGNSDIHRVRVTGGAAETVAGGWGIEVSPTVSPDGRRIAFVSDRGGSPQIYVKTVGSAEETRISKGGYATSPAWSPAGDRIAYTARAGGRFALFTSAPDGSDTRTVVSEPDADCEDPSFSPDGRYLVYSHRKKGYSGLKIISLDGRRERTLVSGLGDMGSPAWSSMR